The Rhizobium sp. WSM4643 genome contains the following window.
AAGCGCTCGACCGCGGCGAAAGGCTGATGGGCTTCGGCCACCGCATCTATCGCGTCCGCGATCCGCGCGCCGATGCGCTGAAGGGCGCGCTGAAGCCGTTGATCTCAACGGGCCAGGTGAACAGCGCCCGCGGCGCCCTGGCGGAAGCCGTGGAAACCGCTGCATTGGCGATCCTGAAGGCGCGCAAGCCGAACCGGCCGCTCGACGTCAATGTCGAGTTTTATACCGCGCTGCTGCTGGAAGCGCTCGGCTTTCCCCGCCAGGCCTTCACCGGCGTCTTCGCGATCGGCCGCACTGTCGGATGGCTGGCGCATGCGCGCGAACAGGCGCTCGAAGGCAGGCTGATCCGCCCGCGTTCGGTCTATATCGGGCCGCTGCCGGCCGCTGCGTAAGCGCTGAATTCGCCAGTTGGGGTATGTCTTCGCCGGCGATCGTCAACCGCCGACGAAGGCGGCGAGGTTGTCGAGTGTCGAGCGGCAGCCTTCTTCATTGTCTTCCAGGCGAATGCCGGAGGGGATGTTGTCGCAGACCATCGTCACATCGGTGCCTCCATCGGCGGGCGACAATGTCGTGCTGACCGTCATCTCGCCGGAAAAATCTTCATCCTCGGAATCGAAGACCGTCGCCCAGACGATGTTCTCGTCAGGCACGAGCCGTGCAAAACGGCCCTGGAACGTGTCGATCTTGTCAGAGCTCTTGCCCGGCTGCGACACCTCGTCATCGGGATAGACGAGCGACATGCTGAAGGCGCCGCCTTCCCTGCCCTCGAAGGCATGGACGATGCCCCTCATCGAACCGGGCGGAAGCCAGATGGCGACCGCCTCTGCATCGAGGAAGGCGCGGTAGATGCACTCGCGTGGTGCCGCGATGAAGCGTGAGACGGTCGTGCTGCGTGAAGAGGTCATGCCGGCAAGTTAGCGCAGGCACGGATGTTATCCAGATCGCGCCTGAAACAACGCGATCTGGTTTGCATGCATCAGACGAGGCGGCTCTGTTCCGTTGCCGCTTCGATGAAGCTGGCAAACAGCGGATGCGGGTCGAGCGGCCGGCTCTTCAGTTCCGGATGGTACTGCACGCCGATGAACCACGGATGATCCGGATATTCGATCGTCTCCGGCAGCACGCCGTCCGGTGACATGCCGGAGAAGACGAGGCCGCAGTTCTCGAGCCGGTCCTTGTAGTCGATATTCACCTCGTAGCGGTGGCGGTGACGCTCGGAAATATCGGTGGAACCGTAGATATCCGAGATCTTCGTGCCCTTCTTCAGCGCCGCCTTGTAGGCGCCGAGGCGCATCGTACCGCCGAGATCCCCGGCTGCCGTGCGCTTCTGCAATTCGTTGCCCTTGACCCATTCGGTCATCAGGCCGACCACCGGTTCTTTCGTCGCGCCGAATTCGGTCGAGGAGGCACCGGACACGTCGGCGAGATTGCGCGCCGCCTCGATGACCGCCATCTGCATGCCGAAGCAGATGCCGAAATACGGCACCTTGCGCTCCCGGGCAAAGCGGGCAGCGTGGATCTTGCCTTCCGAACCGCGTTCGCCGAAGCCGCCGGGCACGAGGATGCCGTGCACCTTTTCGAGATAGGGCGCCGGATCTTCCTTTTCGAAGACCTCGGATTCGATCCATTCGAGGTTGACCTTGACGCGATTGGCGATGCCGCCGTGATGCAGCGCCTCGATCAATGACTTATAGGCATCCTTGAGGCCGGTATATTTGCCGACGATCGCGATGGTCACCTCGCCCTCCGGCGTGCGGATGCGATTGCAGACCTCTTCCCAAGGGTCGAGCCGCGGCTTTGGCGCCGGCTCGATGCCGAAGGCGGCAAGGACTTCGTCGTCCAGGCCTTCCTTGTGGTAGGCGATCGGCACGTCATAGATGTTGGCGACGTCGAGCGCCTGGATGACGGCGGACGGGCGAACGTTGCAGAATAGCGAGAGCTTGCGGCGTTCGGCTTCCGGAATTTCGCGGTCGGCGCGCACCAGCAGGATATCGGGATGAATGCCGAGCGCCTGCAGTTCCTTGACCGAATGCTGCGTCGGCTTGGTCTTGAGCTCGCCGGCCGCCGGAATGTAGGGCATCAGCGTCAGGTGGACGTAGACGGCAGTGCCGCGCGGCAGGTCGTTGCCGAGTTGGCGGATCGCCTCCATGAACGGCATCGCCTCGATGTCGCCGACCGTGCCGCCGATCTCGCAGATGACGAAGTCGTAATCGCCATTACCCTCGGTGACGAAATCCTTGATCTCGTTGGTAACGTGCGGGATGACCTGCACCGTCGCGCCGAGATAATCGCCGCGCCGTTCCTTGTCGATGATGTTCTTGTAGATGCGGCCGGTGGTGATGTTGTCGGTCTTGGTCGCCGAACGCCCCGTGAAACGTTCGTAATGACCGAGATCGAGATCGGTTTCCGCGCCGTCGTCGGTGACGAAGACCTCGCCGTGCTGGGTCGGGCTCATCGTGCCCGGGTCCACGTTCAGATAGGGGTCGAGCTTGCGAAGCCGGACCCGATATCCACGGGCCTGCAGCAACGCTCCGAGAGCCGCGGCCGCAATTCCTTTTCCGAGAGAGGAAACCACGCCGCCAGTGATGAATACGTATCGCGCCATGGGAGTCACCGGATACCTTTTCAAAAACGATTCCACCAGCCCAAAAATTCTTTTCCAGAACTTTCGGTGCGTGGCGCAGGAATCTGAACAAAAGAAAACCGGCAGACCCGAGGGCCTGCCGGCGGTTTATGTCGAAGACCGGCTTACTGTCCCGTCGGGACGCCGGAGGGCTGAGCCGGTGCCGGCGCGGCCGGAGCTGCGGGCGTTGCCGGGGCGGTCGTTGCCGGGGCAGTTGTTGAAGGCGCGGTGGCCGCCGGGGCCTGAGTTGCCGGAGTGCCAGTTGCCGGCGCCCCAGTTGCTGGAGCTTGAGCTGCGGGAGCCTGCGGTGCGGGCGTCGCTGCCCCGCTGCTCGGAACACCGTTGCCGGCCGGCTGGTTTGCCGGAGCCTGCCCGCCGCCGAGCGAATCGAGAATACCGTTGCCCTGGCCGCCTGTTGCCGGAATGCGATCGAGAATGTCGCTCGGACGGCCCTCGTAACGCGTCAGTATGCCGAGGCCGAGCGAAGTCAGGAAAAACAGCGTCGCGAGAATCGCGGTGGTGCGCGTCAGTGCATTGGCCGTGCCGCGGGCCGACATGAAGCCCGAACCGCCGCCGATGCCGAGGCCGCCGCCTTCCGAGCGCTGGATGAGCACGACGCCGACAAGGGCGAGCACGATCATGAGATGGATGACAATCAATACGGTCTGCATGGGTCCAGTCCTGCCCGCCTCGAGACGGACAAAGTTAAGAATTCTGGCGGCTCTTTACATGAGGCTTTCATCTATTCCAAGCCCTTCGGCCAGGAATAAACTCGGGAATAAACTCAGGAATAAAAAATGTCTCAGGCGAGCAGCGCCTCATAGGCCCGGTAGATGGCGAGGAAGTCGGCCGCTTTCAAGCTCGCTCCGCCGATCAGCGCCCCGTCGACATTGGCAATGCCCATCAGCTCGTGGGCATTGGCCGGTTTGACCGAACCGCCGTAGAGAAGACGCATCTTGCGGCCGTCATCACCGAAGCGGGCCACAAGTTCTGCGCGCATGAAGGCATGCGCCTTTTCGACATCACCTGATGTCGGCGTCACACCGGTGCCGATCGCCCAGATCGGCTCGTAGGCGATGACTGTCCTCTCAGCGGTGGCGCCGTCCGGAACCGAGGCGGAAAGCTGGCGCTTGATGACGTCGAGCGCCTGGCCTGTCCGGCGTTCATCCGCGGTTTCGCCGATGCAGATGATCGCCGTCAGCCCGGCAGCGAAGGCGGCCTCCGCCTTGGCGCGGACCAGATGGTCGGTTTCGGCATGGTCGGTGCGCCGCTCGGAATGGCCGACGATGACATAGGTGCCGAAACAATCGGCAATCATCTCGGCCGAGATGTCGCCGGTATGCGCACCGGACGGGTTCTGATGGCAGTCCTGAGCGCCGATCGCCAGCGGGCTGTCGGTGCACAGCGCCGTCGCCACATAGAGCAGCGTCGTCGGCGGGCAGATCAGCGCTTCGACCTTGTCGGCCAGCGGCGGGCGAACACCCTCGGCGATCGCTTTGATCTGATCCAGGGAGGCACGCATGCCATTCATTTTCCAGTTTCCCGCCACAAGCGGGCGCACATCAGGTGTCATGCCGGCCTTCCACAATCTGCTTATGCCTTGGGCAATATCAAAAGCTTGCAGCAAAGAAAAGCATCATGCCCTTGACGTAAGGGGAATCTCTGCGATCCCGCGCATATTTCTGCCGAAAATCGTCCGCTATAGCGCCGCGCGTCTTATTGGACACGCTGAGGTAGCATTTTGAATTCACGCATCGGCCCGCTGCGCTCTAGCCGGCGAGAATCCAGTTCAACACCCTGCGCCAGTCGATCATCCGGATTGGCGTCCCGTGATTGCCGGTCTGAAACAGCGTGAAACGCGCCGGATATTTTGCCTTGTGCAGGCTTTCGAACAGCGCTTGCTGGGCGGCGGCGGCATAGACAGGATCGCGGCTGCCATGGGCGAACCAGAGCGGCAGCTTCGCCTTGTAGAGGGCGCTCCTGGTGAAATCGGGATCGGTCACGCCGCTCATGATCAGCATGCCCTTCAGCCGCTTGACGCTGTCGCTGTCACGCGCAATGCCCCAGCAGACCTGGCTGCCCATCGAGGCGCAGGAAAGGATGATCGGCCGACCGGGTGATTGCGCACTGGCATAGCGGATCAGGCCGGCGATCGCCGCAACGCCGCTGCTGTCGAAGCCCTTGACCGTCGGCGAATAATAAACGCCGCCATTGCCGGCGACGAGGTTCTTCAGCCGGTTGAAATTGCCGCCGAAGCTGTAGTCGTTGGCGCCGAGCCGCCGGTCACCGTCGCGCCCATGGATGAAAATCACCGTGAAGGCGGCATTCCCGACCGGTCCCACCCTGGTGACATCGAGCTCGATGCCGTCGACAGACAGCGTCTCGTCCGCTTGGGCCTTGCGGATGGCGAGCGCCACATATTTCTGCTGCACCCGCTTTTGCGGGATCTGGTCGCGGCCGTTGATATCTCGCATCTCGTCATAGTCGATGACCTCGAAGGCGCCGTCATCGCCCGTCTGCAGCACGGCCTGCTTCGAAAACAGGTCGTCCTTGAAAGGCGGCAAAGCTTCGGCTGCCTGCGCCGGGCCAACAGCGGACAGAATGGCCGCGGACAAGAAAAACGCCGCAATTGCCGTGAAGATGGTGCAATGACTTGTGGACATTCGCATTCGGATGGTTCCTGAAGCCCGCCGCCGCTTGCCATTCTGCACCCGGCAACGCAAATCATTTGGGAAAAGCCCGCCAAAACAGGCGGTGTCGCGTATAGATGTGCTTTCTGGCAAAATCTGCCTGATTCGCAAGGTGGCATGAAATGCGGTGATTTTGGGTCGGCGGCGCATGCCCGCCCAAGCCAGACCTAAGACAGGATGAAGATCTGAACGGCTCGATGGACGACAGCAACGACCTCTTTTCCGCAATGCCCCTCTCTGAAAAACGCGAGGAGGCGCAGAAGCCTGCGGCGCCCGCCGAACGGCCGCCGGCTCCGGCTGCGCCCGTCGCCGCAGCACCCCCTGCTGCCGGAGCCTCAGCACGTCCCGCGCCCGCCGCCTCGAACTCGGATGATTACGGCGCCTCGTCGATCCGCGTCCTCGAAGGCCTCGAGCCGGTGCGCATGCGCCCTGGCATGTATATCGGCGGCACCGATGAAAAGGCGCTGCATCACCTGTTTGCCGAAGTCATCGACAATGCGATGGACGAGGCGGTCGCCGGGCACGCCAATTTCATCGAGGTCTATCTTGACCTCGAGGGTTATCTCACCGTCTCCGACAACGGCCGCGGCATCCCGGTCGAGAACCATCCGCAGGTGCCCGGCAAATCGACGCTCGAAGTCATCATGACCAAGCTGCATGCCGGCGGTAAATTCGACGGCAAGGCTTATGAGACTTCAGGCGGCCTGCACGGCGTCGGCGTCTCAGTCGTCAACGCGCTCTCCGACGACCTCGAGGTCGAGGTGGCGCGAAACCGCAAGCTCTACCGCCAGCGCTTCTCCCGCGGCCTGCCGCAGGGCGGTCTCGAAGAGTTGGGCGACGTCCACAATCGCCGTGGCACCCGCGTGCGCTTCCATCCCGACCCCCAGATCTTTGGGGATCACATGAAGTTCGATGCCGCCCGCGTCTTTCGCATGGCGCGCTCGAAAGCCTATCTGTTCGGCGGCGTCGAAATCCGGTGGAGCTGCGAGGCAGGCGTCCTGCCCGAAGGTTCCGAGGTGCCTGACAAGGCCGTCTTCCACTTCCCCGGCGGCCTGAAGGACTATCTCCAGGCGACGATGGGCAAGGAGTTCACCGTTACCCGCGAGATCTTTGCCGGCAAGACCGAGAAGACCAGCGGCCACGGCTCGATGGAATGGGCGATCACCTGGTATGGCGGCGATCCGCAGGTACATTCCTATTGCAACACCATCCCGACGCCCGAAGGCGGCACGCATGAGGCCGGCCTGCGCATCGCGCTGACCAAGGGCCTGAAAGCCTATGCCGAGCTGACGCAGAACAAGCGCGCCGCGCAGATCACCACCGACGACGTGATGATCTCGGCCGTCGGCATGCTGTCGGTCTTCATCCGCGAGCCGGAATTCGTCGGCCAGACCAAAGACAAGCTTGCGACCGTCGAGGCCCAGCGTATCGTCGAGAACGCGCTGCGCGATCCCTTCGACCATTACCTTGCCGATAACCCGAACGAGTCGGCCAAGCTGCTCGACTGGGTGATCGAACGCGCCGAGGAGCGCCTGCGCCGCCGCAAGGAAAAGGAAGTCAACCGCAAGACGGCGGTGCGCAAATTGCGCCTGCCCGGCAAGCTCGCCGACTGCTCGCAGAACACCGCCGAGGGTGCCGAACTCTTCATCGTCGAGGGCGATTCGGCAGGCGGTTCGGCCAAGCAGGCGCGTAACCGCGCCAACCAGGCCATTCTGCCGCTGCGCGGCAAGATCCTCAATGTTGCCAGCGCTGGCCGCGAAAAACTCGGCGCCAACCAGCAGCTCGCCGATCTCGTCCAGGCGCTCGGCTGCGGCACGCGCTCGAAATACCGCGACGAAGACCTGCGCTACGAGCGCATCATCGTCATGACCGATGCCGACGTCGACGGCGCCCACATCGCCTCGCTGCTTATCACCTTCTTCTATCAGGAGATGCCGGAACTGGTGCGCGGCGGCCACCTCTTCCTCGCCGTGCCGCCGCTCTACAAGATCACCCAAGGTTCGAAATCCGCCTATGCCCGCGACGACAATCATCGCGCCGAACTGATGCAGACGGAGTTCAAGGGCAAGGCCAAGGTCGAGATCAGCCGTTTCAAAGGCCTCGGCGAGATGATGCCCGCCCAGCTCAAGGAAACCACCATGGATCCGTCCAAGCGCACCCTGCTCAAGGTGCTGATCGACGAGGTGGATTTCGAAGGCACGCGCGCCGCCGTCGACGATCTGATGGGCACCAAGCCCGAAGCCCGCTTCCGCTTCATCCAGGACCGCGCGGCTTTCGCCGAAAATCTCGATATCTAGAATATGCCGTTGAGCGCGCCGAATGGTCGGATAGACACGGGTTCGGCATGCCGCATTTTAGCATCGACGATTTCACGGAACTGACGAAGAACCGTAACAACTCCGTCAAACAACCGGCGCATGAAGCGGTCGGCGTGCGTCCTCCCCTGGAGGAACGCCTGCGCCGGTTCGAACCGTTTTCAACCCCTTGCCGGATATTTGTCATGACCAAGCGTTTTCTCGCGACTGCTGCTTTCGTTCTCCTGTCCAGCACCGTCACTGTCAGCGCCACCGATATCGGCGCCACCTTCGAGACCGCCTGCCCCTTTGGCGATTGTGCCGCCGGCATTTCGCTCTCCTATCTCGGTGAATTCGTTATCCCCACCGGCCACATGGAAAACGGCGTCGAATTCGGCGGCATTTCCGGCCTAGATTTCGATGCCGCCACCGGCCACTATCTCGCCATCAGCGACGACCGCTCGGAAAGAGGCCCGGCCCGCTTCTACGAACTCGACGTCGATCTCGAGGCGTCTGGCCTCAAGGGCGTTTCGGTCGTCAAGCAGGTGACGCTGAAGGACAAGAATGGCGAGCCCTTCGCTGCCCGGGCCGTCGATCCGGAATCGATCCGCCTCGGCAAGGACGGCATCTATTGGGGCAGCGAAGGCGACGGCAAGGCGCTGCTTCCGCCCTTCGTCCGCGTCACTTCGCCGGACGGTTCCTTTGTCCGTGAGTTCAAGCTGCCGGAAGGCTTTGCCCCGACCGCAGACAAATCGACCGGCATCCGCGACAACCTCGCCTTCGAAGATCTCGCCGTCGCGCCCTCAGGCGATGTTTTCGTCGGTGTCGAAGCGGCCCTTTACCAGGATGGCCCGAACCCTTCGCTGACATCAGGCAGCCTGTCGCGCATCATCCGTTACGACGGCGCCACCGGCGAGCCGAAGGCCGAGTACGTCTATCCGGTCTCACCAATCCCGCAGGCCGCTACCAAGGCCGACGGCGGCAATGACAACGGCATGTCGGAGATGCTCGCCCTGGACGATCACCACCTGCTCGCCGTCGAGCGCAGTTATGCCCAGGGCTTCGGCAACAGCATCAAGATCATGATGATGGATCTGACTGATGCCACCGATGTATCCGCCATCGCGTCCCTCGCGAAGAACGACCAGCGCGTCGTTCCCGTCCGCAAGAGCCAGGTCCTCGATTTGAGGGCGATCGGCCTCGTTCCCGACAATATCGAGGCCATGTCGCTCGGCAAGGCCAAGGACGGCACCGATGTTCTCATTCTCGGCTCCGATAATAATTTTTCGACCAGCCAGAAGACGCAATTCTACGCCTTCAAGATTCTCAGCCGCCCGCAGTAGTAAGAGGCCCGGGTCTGAGGGCCGAATAGCGACGCTTTGTATACGCTTTCATGGTGCGGACCTTGAAACCGCCGGGTTGATGGCCCATAACCAGAGTACAAGAAAAAGAAGAGGCGCGCGTGGGTGTGTTTGACCGTCAGAAAAGCAATCATGAACCGCGATGGCTCGGATCGTCGGCGCAGACGCGCACGCCGCTGATTCCCTCCATTTCGGCGGCGCGCTGGCTGCTCGTCCTGGTCGTCGCTGCCGGCGTCTATTTCTTCTACGGCTTCCTCGTGCCGGTGCTCGCAGCCCTCGTCATCGGCTTCGCCAGCTGGCCACTCTACCGCAAGCTTCTTGCCCGCGTCGGCGGTAATACGACGATCGCCGCGACCATCGCCATCATCATGATCATCACTTTCCTGGTCATCCCGATCGGGCTTGCTGTGACCTATACGACGGGCGAAGTACGCACCTGGGTCACCTGGGCAATCCACGCCAACCGCGCCGGCGCCCCGACGCCCGACTGGATCGTCGCATTGCCTTGGGCCGGCGCCTATCTCGATGAAGTTTGGACAAAATATATCGGCAGTCCCGGCGCCCTCGGCGAAGTCATTCAGGCGGTCAGCGGCGCCAATATCGGCAACATCTACCGCGCCGTGCTGGCGGCGGGCGGCGGCGCCTTCCACCTGCTGCTGACGCTGCTCTTCATGCTGATCGCGTTGTTCTTCGTCTATCGCGACGGTTTCTCCTTCTCCAAGCAGATCGATATGCTCGGCGAGCGCATCCTGCCGAACCGCTGGGAGCGCATTTCCCGCGTGGTGCCGGCGACGATCAGTTCCACCGTCATGGGCATGACGCTGATCGCGATCGGCGAAGGCATCGTGCTCGGACTTGCCTACTGGATTGCCGGCGTGCCCTCGCCGGTGACGCTCGGTGTGCTGACCGGCGTGATGGCGCTGATACCGGGCGGTGCGCCACTCTCCTTCTCGCTGGTCTCCATTTATCTGTTGGCGAGCGGCTCGCATGTCGCCGGCATCGGTCTCTTCGTCTGGGGCACGGTCGAGCTCTTCATTGTCGACAAGACCCTGCGGCCGAAACTCGTCGGCGGTCCGATCAAGCTGCCCTTCCTGCCGACCTTCTTCGGCCTCGTCGGCGGCGTCAAGACGATGGGTTTTCTCGGCATCTTCATCGGTCCGGTGCTGATGGCGCTGATCGTCGCCATCTGGCGCGAATGGATCCACGAAGCCCGCAATGCCGACAAGAGC
Protein-coding sequences here:
- the tpiA gene encoding triose-phosphate isomerase, whose amino-acid sequence is MTPDVRPLVAGNWKMNGMRASLDQIKAIAEGVRPPLADKVEALICPPTTLLYVATALCTDSPLAIGAQDCHQNPSGAHTGDISAEMIADCFGTYVIVGHSERRTDHAETDHLVRAKAEAAFAAGLTAIICIGETADERRTGQALDVIKRQLSASVPDGATAERTVIAYEPIWAIGTGVTPTSGDVEKAHAFMRAELVARFGDDGRKMRLLYGGSVKPANAHELMGIANVDGALIGGASLKAADFLAIYRAYEALLA
- the secG gene encoding preprotein translocase subunit SecG, which codes for MQTVLIVIHLMIVLALVGVVLIQRSEGGGLGIGGGSGFMSARGTANALTRTTAILATLFFLTSLGLGILTRYEGRPSDILDRIPATGGQGNGILDSLGGGQAPANQPAGNGVPSSGAATPAPQAPAAQAPATGAPATGTPATQAPAATAPSTTAPATTAPATPAAPAAPAPAQPSGVPTGQ
- a CDS encoding alpha/beta hydrolase, translating into MRMSTSHCTIFTAIAAFFLSAAILSAVGPAQAAEALPPFKDDLFSKQAVLQTGDDGAFEVIDYDEMRDINGRDQIPQKRVQQKYVALAIRKAQADETLSVDGIELDVTRVGPVGNAAFTVIFIHGRDGDRRLGANDYSFGGNFNRLKNLVAGNGGVYYSPTVKGFDSSGVAAIAGLIRYASAQSPGRPIILSCASMGSQVCWGIARDSDSVKRLKGMLIMSGVTDPDFTRSALYKAKLPLWFAHGSRDPVYAAAAQQALFESLHKAKYPARFTLFQTGNHGTPIRMIDWRRVLNWILAG
- a CDS encoding SRPBCC family protein encodes the protein MTSSRSTTVSRFIAAPRECIYRAFLDAEAVAIWLPPGSMRGIVHAFEGREGGAFSMSLVYPDDEVSQPGKSSDKIDTFQGRFARLVPDENIVWATVFDSEDEDFSGEMTVSTTLSPADGGTDVTMVCDNIPSGIRLEDNEEGCRSTLDNLAAFVGG
- a CDS encoding AI-2E family transporter is translated as MGVFDRQKSNHEPRWLGSSAQTRTPLIPSISAARWLLVLVVAAGVYFFYGFLVPVLAALVIGFASWPLYRKLLARVGGNTTIAATIAIIMIITFLVIPIGLAVTYTTGEVRTWVTWAIHANRAGAPTPDWIVALPWAGAYLDEVWTKYIGSPGALGEVIQAVSGANIGNIYRAVLAAGGGAFHLLLTLLFMLIALFFVYRDGFSFSKQIDMLGERILPNRWERISRVVPATISSTVMGMTLIAIGEGIVLGLAYWIAGVPSPVTLGVLTGVMALIPGGAPLSFSLVSIYLLASGSHVAGIGLFVWGTVELFIVDKTLRPKLVGGPIKLPFLPTFFGLVGGVKTMGFLGIFIGPVLMALIVAIWREWIHEARNADKSESGPQIIIDDRAPPPVPGSPKAMPRVAEG
- a CDS encoding CTP synthase, with amino-acid sequence MARYVFITGGVVSSLGKGIAAAALGALLQARGYRVRLRKLDPYLNVDPGTMSPTQHGEVFVTDDGAETDLDLGHYERFTGRSATKTDNITTGRIYKNIIDKERRGDYLGATVQVIPHVTNEIKDFVTEGNGDYDFVICEIGGTVGDIEAMPFMEAIRQLGNDLPRGTAVYVHLTLMPYIPAAGELKTKPTQHSVKELQALGIHPDILLVRADREIPEAERRKLSLFCNVRPSAVIQALDVANIYDVPIAYHKEGLDDEVLAAFGIEPAPKPRLDPWEEVCNRIRTPEGEVTIAIVGKYTGLKDAYKSLIEALHHGGIANRVKVNLEWIESEVFEKEDPAPYLEKVHGILVPGGFGERGSEGKIHAARFARERKVPYFGICFGMQMAVIEAARNLADVSGASSTEFGATKEPVVGLMTEWVKGNELQKRTAAGDLGGTMRLGAYKAALKKGTKISDIYGSTDISERHRHRYEVNIDYKDRLENCGLVFSGMSPDGVLPETIEYPDHPWFIGVQYHPELKSRPLDPHPLFASFIEAATEQSRLV
- a CDS encoding esterase-like activity of phytase family protein, which codes for MTKRFLATAAFVLLSSTVTVSATDIGATFETACPFGDCAAGISLSYLGEFVIPTGHMENGVEFGGISGLDFDAATGHYLAISDDRSERGPARFYELDVDLEASGLKGVSVVKQVTLKDKNGEPFAARAVDPESIRLGKDGIYWGSEGDGKALLPPFVRVTSPDGSFVREFKLPEGFAPTADKSTGIRDNLAFEDLAVAPSGDVFVGVEAALYQDGPNPSLTSGSLSRIIRYDGATGEPKAEYVYPVSPIPQAATKADGGNDNGMSEMLALDDHHLLAVERSYAQGFGNSIKIMMMDLTDATDVSAIASLAKNDQRVVPVRKSQVLDLRAIGLVPDNIEAMSLGKAKDGTDVLILGSDNNFSTSQKTQFYAFKILSRPQ
- the parE gene encoding DNA topoisomerase IV subunit B — translated: MDDSNDLFSAMPLSEKREEAQKPAAPAERPPAPAAPVAAAPPAAGASARPAPAASNSDDYGASSIRVLEGLEPVRMRPGMYIGGTDEKALHHLFAEVIDNAMDEAVAGHANFIEVYLDLEGYLTVSDNGRGIPVENHPQVPGKSTLEVIMTKLHAGGKFDGKAYETSGGLHGVGVSVVNALSDDLEVEVARNRKLYRQRFSRGLPQGGLEELGDVHNRRGTRVRFHPDPQIFGDHMKFDAARVFRMARSKAYLFGGVEIRWSCEAGVLPEGSEVPDKAVFHFPGGLKDYLQATMGKEFTVTREIFAGKTEKTSGHGSMEWAITWYGGDPQVHSYCNTIPTPEGGTHEAGLRIALTKGLKAYAELTQNKRAAQITTDDVMISAVGMLSVFIREPEFVGQTKDKLATVEAQRIVENALRDPFDHYLADNPNESAKLLDWVIERAEERLRRRKEKEVNRKTAVRKLRLPGKLADCSQNTAEGAELFIVEGDSAGGSAKQARNRANQAILPLRGKILNVASAGREKLGANQQLADLVQALGCGTRSKYRDEDLRYERIIVMTDADVDGAHIASLLITFFYQEMPELVRGGHLFLAVPPLYKITQGSKSAYARDDNHRAELMQTEFKGKAKVEISRFKGLGEMMPAQLKETTMDPSKRTLLKVLIDEVDFEGTRAAVDDLMGTKPEARFRFIQDRAAFAENLDI